In Terriglobales bacterium, the genomic window CCTATCGAGGAAGCTGATGCCGATCGCTCTCGCGGCCAATTCCTATGGCAAATCGCAGGTCCGGCTGGTTAAGGTCGAGCGCCGTGGCGCGCACCACGAATTAACGGATCTGAACATCGACATCGCCCTTTCTGGAGAATTCAGCGCTGCCTACGCATCTGGCGACAATCGTGACGTGCTGCCTACGGACACGATGAAGAACACGGTGTATGCTCTCGCGCGCAAGCAGCCACTGGGTGAGATCGAGGAGTTTGGGCTGCGCCTCGCCGATCACTTCCTCACTCGAAATCCGCAGGTCTCTAGCGCGCGAATCGCAGTCAGGCAAAATCTCTGGAAACGAATCCTCGTTAACGGACGGCCTCACAACCACGCATTCCTCAAAGCCGGAGGAGGACGACGCACAGCGGTGGTCACTTCCGATCGCAAGCACGCGGAAATCAAGTCAGGTATCGATGAGCTAGAGATCCTCAAAACCTCCGGTTCGGCCTTCGAGGGCTACATCCACGATGAATACACGACGCTGAAGGAGACTCGCGATCGTCTGTTCGGCACTATTGTGAAGGCGGAGTGGCTGTACCAGCCCGGAAGTCATTCCTTCGGGTCTTTGTGGGATACTGTGCGCCACACCGTATTGGAAGTCTTCGCCTGTCACGACAGCCGTGGCGTGCAGCACACGCTCTACGCCATCGGGGAAACGGTGCTCAGCCGGGCTAAAGAGATCGTGGAGATTCATCTCTCCATGCCCAACCGCCACTGCCTGCTGGTCGATTTGTCACCCTTCGGGCTGG contains:
- the pucL gene encoding urate oxidase, translated to MPIALAANSYGKSQVRLVKVERRGAHHELTDLNIDIALSGEFSAAYASGDNRDVLPTDTMKNTVYALARKQPLGEIEEFGLRLADHFLTRNPQVSSARIAVRQNLWKRILVNGRPHNHAFLKAGGGRRTAVVTSDRKHAEIKSGIDELEILKTSGSAFEGYIHDEYTTLKETRDRLFGTIVKAEWLYQPGSHSFGSLWDTVRHTVLEVFACHDSRGVQHTLYAIGETVLSRAKEIVEIHLSMPNRHCLLVDLSPFGLDNPNEVFLPIDEPHGLIEATLRRG